The Hugenholtzia roseola DSM 9546 genome includes a region encoding these proteins:
- a CDS encoding DUF6252 family protein, translated as MKIQKSLGAILLFLAATALFYACKGDEEIDPNKRMNARIEGQAWNSNTVTGVKTGNNLVITGISTADGQSIAVAFRAEVGEYNLILDSTSVQDNVVPSVVLRTAPVGGSTLASNLCTPNVSGKINITAIDTQNKTVSGTFEARVCGIGGSRQITEGKLNAVKYN; from the coding sequence ATGAAAATTCAGAAATCATTAGGCGCAATCCTACTCTTTTTGGCTGCCACCGCGCTTTTCTACGCCTGTAAAGGCGACGAGGAAATAGACCCCAATAAGCGCATGAACGCACGCATCGAGGGGCAGGCTTGGAACTCAAACACAGTTACGGGGGTAAAAACGGGCAATAATTTGGTCATCACAGGCATTAGCACTGCCGACGGGCAGAGCATTGCCGTTGCTTTTAGAGCCGAAGTAGGCGAATACAATTTGATTCTCGATTCTACCAGCGTGCAGGATAACGTTGTGCCTTCTGTTGTCTTGCGTACTGCCCCTGTCGGCGGCTCTACTTTGGCTTCAAATCTATGCACGCCCAATGTTAGTGGCAAAATCAATATCACCGCTATTGATACCCAAAACAAAACTGTTTCAGGGACTTTCGAGGCACGTGTTTGTGGTATCGGAGGTTCGCGCCAAATTACAGAAGGCAAGCTCAATGCTGTGAAGTACAACTAA